Below is a genomic region from Gadus morhua chromosome 4, gadMor3.0, whole genome shotgun sequence.
TATAGAGTggctttctttttctttgtcttttcaaAGTGTTGGTGTTGTAATTTAACATGAGGTTAGCCATATCCAACACTTACTATCGAGATGGATGCATTAGTCATAGGTTCAGATTATTCCTAATTTTTTCTGGGTTTATGTTCAGATTATGCTGGTTATTTCCATGGCATTGTGGGTGAAAAAAAGcatgacattttatttaatctAAACTATCTTTGGTTGAGTGGAAGAAAGGGGTAAGGGATATTTAACACAAAACATTCTCATCATCTACAATTAATTTTAAAACAGGTGATGAAATATCTGTATATGTTTTGCATGAAATAAGCCTCCATCATGAGTACGGACGCAGAGATGGCCGTTTACGGCCAGGCTGCCATTTACCTCCGGaagccagagaaggagaggctTGAGGCCCAGAGCAAGCCCTTCGATGCCAAGAGTGCTGCATATGTGACTGATGTGAAGGAACTTTACCTCAAGTGTACAATCCTGAAGAAGGAGGGCGGCAAAGTCACCGTCAAAGTTCATGATACAGAGGAGGTAGGCTGCAGTTAATTGATTCAAGGGCAGCGATAGTAACAGGGGAGCAAATTCTAAAAATTGGTTTCCCTTTCAGGAAAAGACCGTCAAAGATGATGATGTCACACCCATGAATCCTCCCAAGTACGACAAGATTGAAGACATGGCCATGATGACCCATCTCAATGAAGCCTCTGTGTTGTATAACCTCAAAGAGCGTTATGCAGCATGGATGATCTACGTAAGATGTGTTTTGAGTAAAGGACATAGTAAGGTACAATATATTTCGGATCCCATCTTAAATATTAGTAAATTAGTAAATTTCATTATAACTGTTTTCTATTTCAGACCTACTCTGGCCTGTTCTGCGCCACTGTAAACCCCTACAAGTGGCTCCCAGTGTACGACCAGCATGTTGTTTGTGCATACAGAGGCAAAAAGCGTATGGAGGCTCCACCTCacatcttctctgtctctgacaaTGCTTATCAGTTCATGCTCACtggtatgtaggcctacaagcCAAGTTGTTATATACTTTATCACTGTTCAGCAAAGAGATTTGCTACTCATGTTAAACTATTTTAACATAAGTATTTCTTTCATATTTCCTTTCTAGATAGGGAAAACCAGTCTGTCTTGATCACGTAAGttgatataatataaaatataaaaaaatgatgtGCAACCACTTAATGTATTGTTGCTATCTATAGTGGAGAATCCGGTGCTGGAAAGACAGTGAACACCAAGCGTGTCATCCAGTACTTTGCTACCATCTCAGTGGGTGGGGACAAGAAGAAGGACATAGGGGCTGGAAAGATACAGgtatgtttaaaaataaaataattaaagatAATGAAATCCTTATTATTGATATTAAGCACTTTGTAATGTTTATCATAGGGGTCACTGGAGGACCAGATCATTGCAGCCAATCCCCTGCTGGAGGCCTACGGTAATGCCAAGACTGTGAGAAATGACAACTCCTCTCGTTTTGTAAGTAAAGACTTCTtgataatttcatcatcatacCATACCAACCACAATGAAATACTGGATCTTTAAACAAGTTATGAATAATGCTTTCCCAAACAGGGTAAATTCATCCGAATCCATTTTGGGACCTCTGGTAAACTGTCCAGTGCTGACATTGAGACTTGTAAGTATCTACTAACCAAATACCAATGAATAAACTCTCATTATTGGTAGCATAGGTTTTGATTCATGAATGGGCCTTATAGATCTGCTGGAGAAGTCCAGAGTGACATTCCAGCTTCCTGCTGAGAGAGGCTATCACATCTTCTACCAGATGATGACCAACCACAAACCTGAGATCATTGGTGAGTTTGTGTAATAGTTAGACATAGGAAAAAAAATAGTCCTACTGAAGTTCAGCTATTTAAGGGGAAAGTTTGAACACATGCAAGTGCGAAGCAAGGATTTCAATCTTTGATTCAAAAGGTATCTGTTAGCTTGCAAAAAACAGGTGAGAAATTAATTTGAATAAAATACGGGCAGGAAATGACGTTTGTTTAATCCCTCAGAAATGAccctcatcaccaccaaccCCTACGACTTCCCCACGTGCAGCATGGGTCAGATCGCTGTGGCCAGCATTGATGACAAAGAAGAGCTGGTTGCTACTGATGTCAGTGAATGTAGtctttttattacattttctagGAGGACATACTGTATATGAAAGTGATAACATGTCATAAGCATCATACTTATTTTCCATACAGACTGCTATTGATATTCTGGGCTTCAATAATGATGAGAAGATGGGCATCTATAAGCTTACTGGTGCTGTGCTTCACCACGGTAACATGAAGTTCAAGCAGAAGCAGCGCGAGGAGCAGGCTGAGCCAGAAGGCACAGAGGGTTAGTTGAAAGTGCTATGTTTCAAGAGGTTTATTAATAATCCCTTATTAACAGGTTTTTCGCATGTTCTGAAGGACCTCATGAatgtaaaacatattttcatatGAACTCTCAGATGCTGACAAAGTCGCCTACCTGCTGGGTCTGAATTCTGCTGACATGCTGAAAGGTTTGTGCTACCCAAGAGTGAAGGTCGGAAATGAATATGTCACCAAGGGACAGACTGTACCTCAGGTAAGCAAATGATTAAGGAATAATTAACAGTAATTTAGTATTTCAGGTTCAACACCTTGAATAATTTGTCAAGAGGGAATTATAATCTTTCCTCAATAAAAAGTTTACCCTGTATTTCGTATAATATTAATGCTAAATGACTATAGGTGCTGAACTCAGTGAGTGCCCTGGCCAAGTCTATCTATGAGAGGATGTTCCTTTGGATGGTCATCCGTATCAACCAGATGCTTGACACTAAACAGCCAAGATCATCCTTTATTGGTGTGCTGGACATTGCTGGATTTGAGATCTTTGATGTAAGTAATTGAAAAATTTAGGACAGAGCCATTTTGTAGTGGCTGAACGTTGTCTAAACTCACATTCCATATTAGTACAACAGCATGGAGCAGCTCTGCATCAACTTCACCAATGAGAAACTGCAACAGTTCTTCAACCACCACATGTTTGTCTTGGAGCAAGAGGAGTACAAGAAGGAGGGGATTATCTGGGAGTTCATTGACTTCGGCATGGACTTGGCTGCCTGCATTGAGCTTATTGAGAAGGTGACTTGATAACTATATCTtcattctttgtttgtttgcctgAAAAGTTACTTTTACTTATGTTTCATCAATCCTTTTTCTCTTAAGCCAATGGGCATCTTCTCCATCCTTGAAGAGGAGTGCATGTTCCCCAAGGCCTCAGACGTTACCTTCAAGGCAAAGCTGTATGACCAGCATCTTGGCAAGACCAAAGCATTTGAGAAGCCCAAGCCTGCAAAGGGCAAGGCTGAGGCCCACTTCTCCCTGGTGCACTATGCTGGTACTGTGGACTACAACATCACTGGCTGGCTGGACAAGAACAAGGATCCTCTGAATGACTCTGTTGTTCAACTATACCAGAAATCTGGAGTGAAACTGCTGCCTGTCCTGTACCCACCTGTAGCTTCCGAAGGTAAAATTCCTATATTAGGTCTTACATCCGCACAATAGGAAACAGGACCGTTTATTCATATTTCAATGCAACTCATAATATAATATCTATGACATAGACATTTAAACTTGTTTGTCCTCAACTATTAAACCATACCTGTTACAATTTGTAAGATACATGTTGAAATGGGTGTTTTCATTCAATGTGTTGATCTATATTTAATTCATAGATAGTACCAAGAAAGGAGGAAAGAAGAAGGGTGGTTCAATGCAGACTGTGTCTTCACAGTTCAGGGTGAGAATTTTGGACAACCTTAATCTTGTGATAGATGACAAAAGATTTCCCCGGTAacatttcatttaaatgtatatttaacaTCTATAGGAGAACTTGGGCAAACTGATGACAAACTTGAGGAGCACCCACCCTCACTTTGTGCGTTGCCTGATTCCCAATGAGTCAAAGACTCCAGGTAGAATCCAATTCAGTTCtccgtatgttttttttcaggttttatGATAATCTGTTTTAATAATCAGAGTGGTAACTTCTCAAAGGTCTGATGGAGAACTTCCTGGTTATCCACCAGCTGAGGTGTAATGGTGTACTTGAGGGAATCAGAATCTGCAGAAAGGGCTTCCCCAGCAGAATCCTCTATGCTGACTTCAAGCAGAGGTATATGCTCATTTAACAATGAACCACTTGAAATAAACCTTAAGGAATGCATCTGAATAATACAATCAACCTCAACCCACTCTGACAGGTACAAAGTACTGAATGCCAGTGTAATCCCTGAGGGCCAGTTCATTGACAACAAAAAAGCTTCAGAGAAACTGCTTGGGTCAATTGATGTCAATCATGAAGAGTACAAATTTGGACACACCAAGGTATGTGTTCTTCCGAATGAATGATACTAATAGTTGTGGTATGTCCTTGATTATTATGAGATGATAATAATGAATTTCCAAAACCAATTCAAAGGTGTTCTTCAAAGCCGGTCTTCTGGGTACTCTTGAGGAGATGCGAGATGAGAAGCTTGCAACTCTGGTCGGAATGATTCAGGCTCTCTGCCGTGGTTTCCAAATGAGGAAGGAGTTCAAGAAGATGATGGAAAGAAGGCATGTTTGGAATATTCTAACacatatttatgttttaaagTTTGGTACGATACTGAAAAGCAATATTTAATATAATGGTTCTATTTTTACAGAGAGGCTGTTTATACAATTCAGTACAACATCCGCTCATTCATGAATGTCAAAACCTGGCCATGGATGAAAGTGTACTACAAGATCAAGCCTCTTCTGAAGAGTGCTGAAACTGAAAAGGAGCTCTCTGCGATGAAGGAGAACTATGAGAAGATGAAGAAAGACCTAGCTACTGCCCTGGCCAAGAAGAAGGAACTGGAGGAGAAAATGGTTTCTCTCCTGCAGGAGAAGAATGATCTTTCGCTGCAAGTGGCCTCTGTAAGTAAATGAAACAATGATTTACTTTTTTGataacatgtacacacagtgAGATACATTTAATACAACATGAGATATGACTGATATGGGGATGAATATTGACAGGAAGGAGAGAATCTGAACGATGCTGAAGAGAGGTGTGAGGGACTCATCAAGAGTAAGATCCAGCTGGAGGCCAGACTCAAGGAGACAACTGAGAGactggaagatgaagaggaaatGAATGCTGACCTGACTGCCAAGAAGAGGAAACTGGAAGATGAATGCTCTGAGCTAAAGAAGGACATAGATGACCTCGAACTCAccttggccaaagtggagaaagagaaacatgcCACTGAGAACAAGGTTTGTATAGTTGCAATGTCAGAAGAATGAACAAAAGAGGACAAATAATAAAGTAACAAAAAACACCTGTCCTATTCTTCTGTTTTGTTTAGGTGAAGAACCTGACTGAGGAGATGGCCTCTCAGGATGAGAGCGTTGCTAAGCTATCAAAGGAGAAGAAAGCCCTCCAAGAGGCACACCAGCAGACTCTTGATGacctgcaggcagaggaagacAAAGTCAACACTCTGAGCAAGGCCAAGACCAAACTTGAACAGCAAGTGGATGATGTGAGATTACATACAATGTGCAATTTGGGAacatattaatacaaataaatccaAATCAATGATTCTTACACATTACAAAATTGCAGCTTGAAGGTTCTCTGGAGCAAGAGAAGAAGCTCCGTATGGACCTTGAGAGATCCAAGAGAAAGCTTGAGGGAGATCTGAAATTGGCTCAGGAATCCATAATGGATCTTGAGAACGACAAACAGCAGTCTGATGAGAAAATCAAAAAGTAATGTGATGACAAATTTGATAATAGCATGATCATCATTAtgatttacacattttaaagatTAGTACAGGTATTAGGTTAAGTTAATTGATTGTATGCGATTCCATCTTCAGGAAGGACTTTGAAACCAGTCAGCTTCTTAGCAAGATTGAAGATGAGCAGTCCCTCGCTATTcagcttcagaagaagatcaagGAGCTTCAGGTAATATCATGTTTACGGTCACTTGACAAACAATATCCCTACTtggtatatatatgtttaaataATGGTATTACTCCCTTTAAGGCCCGTAttgaggagctggaggaagagATTGAGGCTGAGCGTGCTGCTCGTGCCAAGGTTGAGAAGCAGAGAGCTGATCTCTCCAGAGAACTTGAAGAGATCAGTGAGAGGCTTGAGGAGGCTGGTGGAGCCACTTCTGCTCAGATTGAGATGAACAAGAAGCGTGAGGCTGAGTTCCAGAAGCTGCGCCGTGACCTTGAGGAGTCCACCCTGCAGCAtgaagccactgctgctgctctgcgtaagaagcaggctgacagtgtagcagagctgggagagcagattgacaaccTCCAGCGTGTCAAGCAGAAGcttgagaaggagaagagcgagTACAAGATGGAGATTGACGACCTCTCCAGCAACATGGAAACAGTTGCTAAGGCCAaggtgaaatatttttttaatatatatatagtgtgaaCCTAATTAGAAGGAAAGCACGTTTGCTAACTTTTCAAAAATTAAACACCAGGGGAATTTGGAGAAGATATGCCGTACCCTGGAGGACCAGCTGAGTGAAATCAAGGCTAAGAGTGATGAGAACAGTCGCCAGATAAATGACATCGGTGCTCAGAGAGCAAGGCTGTTGACAGAAAATGGCAAGTATGGATTGACTTTGGTTTGTCAATGGAGATCTGAAGTAAATAACTTCTCTGGACTATTTGTGAACTATAAAAAATTGATTGAAGATATTATTTAAAGGGATTTTTCCTAAATTTAAATGGCACTGCCCTTATGTTTTAACGAGTGTAAATTTCATTTGTGATTTTCAGGTCAAATGGACTCTTTATATTATTGTTGTATGTGTAATACCAAAATTCACATAGCTTGGGGGCCAAAGAAACACAGAATGGCACTCGAACATAAGTCATAGTTACTAACATTTTGATATAATTCATAAATTTTTCTTAAACTAGGTGAATTTGGTCGTCAACTTGAGGAGAAAGAAGCTCTTGTCTCCCAGCTGACCAGAGGCAAGCAGGCCTATACTCAGCAGATCGAGGAGCTGAAGAGGCAAATTGAGGAAGAAGTTAAGGTATACAATCATACAAAAACATTTAGATGATAGTTACATTATTTCATTGCAAGTTAGGActtcattttaattaaatttgaGAATTCTGTCATTACCTTTTGTAGGCAAAGAATGCTCTTGCTCATGGTGTGCAATCAGCCCGCCATGACTGTGATCTTCTGAGGGAGCagtttgaggaggagcaggaggccaagGCTGAGCTACAGCGTGGAATGTCCAAGGCCAACGGTGAGGTGGCTCAGTGGAGGAGCAAGTATGAAACTGATGCTATCCAGCGCACTGAGGAGCTTGAGGAGTCCAAGTGAGTCAAACATTTaatattttcattttcatttaagAGCACAAACTATTTGATGAATGCGCACAAATTAAGCCATGTTATTCTTTGACAGGAAAAAGCTTGCCCAGCGCCTTCAAGAGGCTGAGGAACAGATTGAGGCCGTGAACTCCAAGTGTGCCTCTCTGGAGAAGACCAAACAGAGactccagggtgaggtggaggacctCATGGTTGATGTGGAGAGGGCCAATGGACTGGCTGCCAACCTTGACAAGAAGCAGAGGAACTTTGATAAGGTGTGTGGCTGTGGATATTTTGGAGTTTCGGGAATGCTGACATTTGCATTGATCCATGACAAACCCAGAGACATTTTTCACACCGACAATGGACAGGTTCTGGCGGAGTGGAAGCAGAAATATGAGGAGGGCCAGGCAGAGCTTGAAGGAACTCAGAAAGAGGCTCGTTCTCTCAGCACTGAGCTTTTCAAGATGAAGAACTCCTATGAAGAAgctctggatcagctggagacCCTGAAGCGTGAAAACAAGAATCTCCAACGTGAGTTAAATAATTTTACTTTAATAAAGCCCCATTagaatgaatgaaatgaaatgatgtATATTAACATGAAAATCACTGCAGAGGAGATTTCTGACCTGAGTGAACaaattggtgagactggaaagAGCATCCATGAGCTGGAGAAGTCCAAGAAGcaggtggagacagagaagacTGAGATCCAGACAGCCCTTGAGGAAGCTGAGGTGAAAATAATACAATGAACATATTTTAATGCTCCTATATAATTTTTTCATTGGATTTTTACTGGATTAAAATATGTCCTTGCAAGTACTTAGACTATCATTGCTTCAATACCTAGGGAACTCTGGAGCATGAAGAGTCAAAAATTCTGCGTGTCCAACTGGAGCTCAACCAGATTAAGGGTGAGGTTGACAGGAAGCTGGCTGAGAAGGATGAAGAGATGGAGCAGATCAAGAGGAACAGCCTGAGGATCACTGACTCCATGCAGAGCACACTGGACTCTGAGGTCAGGAGCAGGAATGATGCCCTGAGaatcaagaagaagatggaAGGAGATCTGAATGAGATGGAGATCCAGCTGAGCCATGCCAACCGCCAAGCTGCTGAGGCCCAGAAGCAGCTGAGAAATGTTCAGGGACAACTGAAGGTACATCTCAACACTGCTGTATTGTACGGCCAAACCGCAGTCTTACTCTATTGGCAAATTGTGTTGAATTACAACCACATTGTGAGTTACGTATTTATTTTATGATATTAGGATGCCCAACTACATCTTGATGATGCTGTCAGAGGAGGTGAGGACCTGAAGGAGCAGGCTGCCATGGTAGACCGTAGGAACGGTCTCATGGTGGCTGAAATTGAAGAGCTAAGGGCAGCTctggagcagacagagagaggccgcaAAGTGGCTGAGCAAGAGCTGATTGATGCCAGTGAGCGCGTTGGACTGCTGCACTCTCAggtaaataaacaagaacaCTTCTCCAATAATAATTCAATAAACTCTacgtgatatatatatatatatatatatatatatatatatatatatatatatatatatatatatatatacacacatgccattATGACAACTAAAGAAACTGATTGTTTATTTGTAAATTAATTTAGAATACAAGCCTCCTGAACACAAAGAAGAAGTTGGAGACTGACCTGGTCCaagtccagggtgaggtggacgACACCGTTCAGGAAGCCAGGAATGCTGAAGAGAAGGCCAAGAAGGCCATCACTGATGTAAGTTTGCTTTAATTGGATCTTTCTTGTCATGGAATTCTTGATAGGTTTcataaatattttatatatttttcagaTTTATTAATAGCGAAGAAACCCTTCCCTCTTAATGTTCCTCTCTCTAAAAGTTATCTGAATTAGGTACATTCTTATTTTATTGTCTGCATATTGGAAAGTTTGACTCATTGGTGAAAATGAAACAAGAAATCCTGGGGTTTTCTAGGCTGCCATGATGGCTGAGGAGCTGAAGAAAGAGCAGGATACTAGCTCTCACctggagaggatgaagaagaacctTGAGGTCACAGTGAAAGACCTGCAGCATCGCCTGGATGAGGCTGAGAACCTGGCCATGAAGGGTGGCAAGAAGCAGCTCCAGAAACTGGAGTCCAGAGTAAGATACTGTCACACATGGATGTCTATATAGTTACAGTATAATAAAAGTATATTTACTGAATAGATTTGATCTCTTAAGGTGCGTGAGCTGGAAACAGAGGTTGAGGGTGAACAGAGACGTGGAGTAGATGCTGTTAAGGGTGTCCGCAAATATGAGAGGAGGGTGAAGGAACTCACCTACCAGGTAGGTGTTAAAAAATCTTTGAATATTCAAAAATAGTATATTCTAATTGTAATGCATAATCGTTTTCTTTACTTTAGACTGAGGAGGATAAGAAGAATGGTGCCAGACTCCAGGATCTTGTAGACAAGCTGCAGCTGAAGGTGAAGGCTTACAAGAGGCAGGCTGAGGAAGCGGTAAGtccattaaataaacaaacgaaAAAATATAACTGATTTTCTGTATATCACATAACACtatacacaacacaatgtttCAACAGGAAGAGCAGGCCAACTCTTACCTGTCCAAGTGCAGGAAGGTTCAacatgagctggaggaggctgaggaacgtGCTGACATAGCTGAGACTCAGGTCAACAAGCTGAGGTCTAAGAGCCGTGATGGTGGCAAGGTAGATTCAAATATTCCACGGGAACTCAGAAATAACTCCAATATAACAAGACACACTATGGTATAATATCCATATTTTCTTCTTCCTACAGGGAAAGGACCCTGCTGAATAAGTATTGCATTGCATCAAATCTAAATAAGCCATAAAATGATGTTATTTTGAGCTGCAATAATTCGAAATCTGCAGCTAAagtttgtttagaacatttTGCAAGGCATCACATCAGAAATAGTCATAAAATGATGTAATTTTGAGCTGCAATAAAttgaaaactaaaacaaaagaTTGTTTGGAATGGTTTTTTATCTATACCTGTGAGAACAACTGCCTGGTTTGCATGGATCAGGATGACAATATCTTCATAATGTGTTTTGTCTCACATTCGCAACAAAATACAATATTTAAGGTCTGTGTTTGCAATGACATCTACTATATGAATACATATACTACATACAACGCATGTTCATATGACAGATatgtctacctgtaggcctatatcatttatacatgtataaaataatataatatataatactaAGCTATATAATACTAGGTACATTTTAAATAGCTAGTAATCTAGCTGGCACAGATTAGATTTTCTTGCTAGCACACTATAGTTGCTATTTGATACGGTAGAAATAACATGCCAACTGCCCCCTGGTAAAATTGTAAAACATTGGGCACACACATAGAGGCTACAACATCAATGTGCACCTCATTCAccattttcttcctttttttggcTACCAACTCACTTGAACCTGGCTAAAAATATGATTGTCATAAATCAACAATAGTCTAATTGTGCAAGGTTTCTTGTTGTAGGCAGATGTGCATTGGTGAGTGTAAAGTCAAGAAGTCGAGACCATTTAGAACAAATTTAAACTGGAACTATTAAACTCTGATCCGTAAACTGAG
It encodes:
- the LOC115542548 gene encoding myosin heavy chain, fast skeletal muscle-like gives rise to the protein MSTDAEMAVYGQAAIYLRKPEKERLEAQSKPFDAKSAAYVTDVKELYLKCTILKKEGGKVTVKVHDTEEEKTVKDDDVTPMNPPKYDKIEDMAMMTHLNEASVLYNLKERYAAWMIYTYSGLFCATVNPYKWLPVYDQHVVCAYRGKKRMEAPPHIFSVSDNAYQFMLTDRENQSVLITGESGAGKTVNTKRVIQYFATISVGGDKKKDIGAGKIQGSLEDQIIAANPLLEAYGNAKTVRNDNSSRFGKFIRIHFGTSGKLSSADIETYLLEKSRVTFQLPAERGYHIFYQMMTNHKPEIIEMTLITTNPYDFPTCSMGQIAVASIDDKEELVATDTAIDILGFNNDEKMGIYKLTGAVLHHGNMKFKQKQREEQAEPEGTEDADKVAYLLGLNSADMLKGLCYPRVKVGNEYVTKGQTVPQVLNSVSALAKSIYERMFLWMVIRINQMLDTKQPRSSFIGVLDIAGFEIFDYNSMEQLCINFTNEKLQQFFNHHMFVLEQEEYKKEGIIWEFIDFGMDLAACIELIEKPMGIFSILEEECMFPKASDVTFKAKLYDQHLGKTKAFEKPKPAKGKAEAHFSLVHYAGTVDYNITGWLDKNKDPLNDSVVQLYQKSGVKLLPVLYPPVASEDSTKKGGKKKGGSMQTVSSQFRENLGKLMTNLRSTHPHFVRCLIPNESKTPGLMENFLVIHQLRCNGVLEGIRICRKGFPSRILYADFKQRYKVLNASVIPEGQFIDNKKASEKLLGSIDVNHEEYKFGHTKVFFKAGLLGTLEEMRDEKLATLVGMIQALCRGFQMRKEFKKMMERREAVYTIQYNIRSFMNVKTWPWMKVYYKIKPLLKSAETEKELSAMKENYEKMKKDLATALAKKKELEEKMVSLLQEKNDLSLQVASEGENLNDAEERCEGLIKSKIQLEARLKETTERLEDEEEMNADLTAKKRKLEDECSELKKDIDDLELTLAKVEKEKHATENKVKNLTEEMASQDESVAKLSKEKKALQEAHQQTLDDLQAEEDKVNTLSKAKTKLEQQVDDLEGSLEQEKKLRMDLERSKRKLEGDLKLAQESIMDLENDKQQSDEKIKKKDFETSQLLSKIEDEQSLAIQLQKKIKELQARIEELEEEIEAERAARAKVEKQRADLSRELEEISERLEEAGGATSAQIEMNKKREAEFQKLRRDLEESTLQHEATAAALRKKQADSVAELGEQIDNLQRVKQKLEKEKSEYKMEIDDLSSNMETVAKAKGNLEKICRTLEDQLSEIKAKSDENSRQINDIGAQRARLLTENGEFGRQLEEKEALVSQLTRGKQAYTQQIEELKRQIEEEVKAKNALAHGVQSARHDCDLLREQFEEEQEAKAELQRGMSKANGEVAQWRSKYETDAIQRTEELEESKKKLAQRLQEAEEQIEAVNSKCASLEKTKQRLQGEVEDLMVDVERANGLAANLDKKQRNFDKVLAEWKQKYEEGQAELEGTQKEARSLSTELFKMKNSYEEALDQLETLKRENKNLQQEISDLSEQIGETGKSIHELEKSKKQVETEKTEIQTALEEAEGTLEHEESKILRVQLELNQIKGEVDRKLAEKDEEMEQIKRNSLRITDSMQSTLDSEVRSRNDALRIKKKMEGDLNEMEIQLSHANRQAAEAQKQLRNVQGQLKDAQLHLDDAVRGGEDLKEQAAMVDRRNGLMVAEIEELRAALEQTERGRKVAEQELIDASERVGLLHSQNTSLLNTKKKLETDLVQVQGEVDDTVQEARNAEEKAKKAITDAAMMAEELKKEQDTSSHLERMKKNLEVTVKDLQHRLDEAENLAMKGGKKQLQKLESRVRELETEVEGEQRRGVDAVKGVRKYERRVKELTYQTEEDKKNGARLQDLVDKLQLKVKAYKRQAEEAEEQANSYLSKCRKVQHELEEAEERADIAETQVNKLRSKSRDGGKGKDPAE